Genomic segment of Streptomyces sp. NA02950:
GTCTGCTTGTTGACGATGCGGTGGGCAGTGCTACGCGGCAGCAGTCCGTACCCTCCAGCGCGCGCCTCCATCTCGCGCAGCGGTGGGGCACCCGCTTTGTCGTACAGCTCGACCAGGACTGCACCGAGATCGGCGAAGTCGCGGACAAGTTCGGGGCGTGGCGCGGTCAGGCTAGCGTGTCGACCACGGGCTGAGCGGCGCGCCTCGTAGCGGGCCTCTTTCCATAGCTGCTCGGCGTGGTCTGCCCGAGCTCCGCACGCCGTGGCATAGGCGATGACCACATCCCGGGAGGGAACGCGCACGCCGGATGCAGCGCGCTGAAGCGTGGTGGCGTGGCAGTCGGCCAGCTCCGCAAGCGAGCGGTAGGTCAGGCCGGAGTTGGCGCGAACGGTGCGCAGCCACATGGCTAGGGCGGCGAGCGCTTGGTTGGTTGTCCTCACTGGTGCTTCTCGGCGGCCCATCGTTGCACCGCCTTACGCCCGGTAGGCCAGGTTATGCAGCCCTGATGCTGCCGAGCGTAGCGGAGTCGCGCGCCACAGCTTGACTGTGGTGACTGAAATCAGGGTCGAGCCAGCCAGCGTCTGAAGCATCTGCTCCGGCGGGAGCCCTAGGCCGACAAGGAGGCCGGCCAGGATGAGGATGACGACGATGACGGTCACGTCGGTTCCTGCTTCGCGTCCGGGCGGTATCAGGCAGCTGCTGATGCAGGCGTGGGAGAACAGACGGGTGGGCATGTTTGCTCCTGACGTGGGCTTTCGTCAGCGCAGCTGACGGGGGTTGTTACTGGCTCCAACAACGACCGCATCGCCAGGAGTTGGCGCTCCTAGCGGGCGGTGAGGATATGTTGGCACCAAGAGGCCCCGGTTCGAGACCGGCGTCGGGCATTGATGCCCGGCTGTCCCGCTCGCATGGCTCGTGGAGATGCCCACTGCGGCCGCCAACAGATGATCAAGAATCGTTCAGTAGTCCGGTGATCAGCACACCAGCGAACTGAGGTCGGCTGGCGTGACGAAGATGGGACCGACGGGTACAGAAATTGATGCGGTGTTGCCCCAACGTTCCTTGCGCCAAGCGCCCTTTCAGCGCGACCATCCCCGGGATGACGCGGTTCTGACGTCACGCCCCTGACTGCTACTGGCTCCAACCACAGCACACACCAGGGACTCCCGCATGTTCATGTTGGCGCATGGCCATGCCACGGCCGGTGCCGCCTGATAGGCGGCACCGGCCGTCTTCTTCTCTGACAGCCAACATCCATCGACGACGCATCGCTGCGGTCCTTTGGCGAACGACCACGCCCCGCGGAAAACGCCCGTCTGGTCGCATCAGCACCTGCCGGGGTCCGAAAGTACTTGATCACGTGAGCAAAAGCTCATTACCGGTAGTTCGTTAAATCCGGCGGTAGAGGTCAATGCCGTGTCCGGTGGTGACCGCGTCGATCAGGGCCTGGAGCTCTGAGGGTGGGTCTGTGTCCGTCCAGGCTCGCCACCACCGGGTGAGGGTGATGGCGGGGGTGAGCCAGGACCGGATGGCCCGTAAGGCCCTGGGCCAGCAGGGCTGTTGGGGCTGGTGGGGTTCGGTTGATCCCCCTCTCTGGCCCGTCGTCGGGGCATGGGTCCGGCGCGGTGGCATCCAGGGGTCCCGGTGGGGCGAACCACTGGTCCCAGCAGAAGGAGAAGGCGCAGTTGACCAGGGTCTGGTGGCGGCGGATGGCGCGGTCGGAGCGGACTTGGAAGTCGGCCCAGCCGAGTTCGTCCTTGATCTGTTTGTAGCTCTGCTCGATCCAGGGCCGCAGTCCGTAGAGGTGGACGATCTCGGCGAGGCCCGCCGGCGGGTGCGGGCCGGTGGCAGCGTGGGGTGTGTCGGGGTGGGGCAGGCTGGTGGCCAGGTACCAGGTGGCCTTCTCCGGCAGGCTGCCCGGATCGGTGGTGGCCACGACCAGCCGGCAGGGAGAGTCGGGGCCGTAGCCGCCCAGGCGGGCATCAGCCGCCCACCAGGTCTCGGTGTGCCCGTCACGGAAGTGACGTTCCACGGGCATCCAGTCGCCTGGATGCCTGGCATCGCGCCAGGCCAGTGAGTGTGCGGCTTCGATGGGGGTGTGCGGCTGGTCGGCCGGAGCCCAGGTGCCGCGGTGCGGCTTGAGCGCGACCACGTAGGCCAGGCCGGCCTCGCGCAGTGCGAGGTACCAGTCGTCGCTGACCGAGTAGGCGCAGTCGGCGACCACCGCCCGGCAGCCGAAGCCGGCCTCCTTCCCTCGGGCCGCGAGGGCAGCGGCCAGCTGTGGTTTCGTGCGGAAGTCCGGGTCGGAGCGGCTGCGGGTGAAGTGGTGGGCGGGGGTGTAGGGAGCCGCGTGCAGCGGGTAGTACACACGGCCGTCGGTCCACACCGTGGTCACCGTGACGATGCCGTTGTCCGTCTTGCCGTACCGGCCCAGCCACTGTCGGCCCACGTGCGCGGTGGCCGTGCCGTCCTTACGGTCCCCGGAATCGTCGATCACGATGACCCCGCCGTCGTGCGGAGCCGTCGCCGACTGCTCACGCAGCAGCTCAAGCCGCCGGTCGTTGACCTGCTCGGCCTCCCAAGGGGACTCGGACAGGAAGAACTGCAGCCGCTGCACCCCCGCCGTCCCCGCACCCGCCACCGGCTCCGCCCCTGCCAGGCATGTGATCGTCTTGTTCCGCTCCCGTGGTGCCAGCAGTCCCGTCAGGTACTCGCGAAACCCCCGCCGCTGAGCCAGACTGAAGAAGAGGTCGTCGAACCGCGCCGCATAGTCCTCCAACGGCCCCGGCGCAGGCGGACACGGACGGCGAGCGGTCATCTTCAGCCCCCAGCCAGGTAGTTGACTCCTACCACCGGCCTACGACCAACCCGGCCTGCCGTCAACCCGCACCACCGCCGGATTTAACGAACTACTGGTACTGAGGTTGAACTCGTGGTGTCGTAGGGGCTGACGGCTCGTCGTCTGTGCGGTATCACCAGGACATGCGGTATCCACAAGGGGGCGGGCTGACCGCCGAACGGCAGCAGTTCCGCGAGGAGTTACGGCTGAAGGCGGCTGAGAGGTTCGCCCAGGGTGAGGCGAGCTCGGTGATCGCCAAGGACTTGCGCGTCAGCGTCCGCTCGGTACAGCGGTGGCGGCAGGTGTGGGACGAGGGCGGTCCGCGGGCTCTGCGGTCGCAGGGGCCGGCGTCGCTGCCGCGACTGAGCGATAAGCAGTTCGCCCAGTTGGAGGCAGAGCTGGCCAAAGGGGCGGCCGCTCACGGCTGGGAAGACCAGCGGTGGACCCTGAGCCGCGTGAAGACGGTGATCGGCCGCCGCTTCCACCTGACCTACACGGTCCAGGGCGTGCGCAAGCTGCTGGTCCGTAACGGATGGTCCTGCCAGGTCCCGGCCCGACGGGCGATGGAGCGGGACGACGATGCGGTGGCCGGGTGGGTCAAGGAGGTGTGGCCCTGCGCGGAAGGCTCGCGGCGGTGAGTGGAGCCTGGCTGGTCTTTGAGGACGAAGCCGGATTCTCCATGACGCCGCCGCAGGCGAAAACCTGGTCCCAGCGCGGCCGGACCCCGGTGGTGCGGGTCCGCGGCCGTTCGCGCAGACGGATATCGATCGCTGCGCTGACCTGCTACAAACCCGGCCACCGGTCCCGGCTGATCTACCGGCCGCGCCGGGACGACGGCCCGCGCGACGGACGCAAAAGCTTCTCCTGGCGCGACTACCGGGACCTGCTGATCGCCGCCCACCAGCAGCTCGGCGGCCCGATCGTTCTCGTCTGGGACAACCTGAACGTCCACAAAGCCGCCGACCTGCGGGAATGGGCGGCAGTCCGGGACTGGCTGACCATTTACTACCTGCCGCCCTACGCACCCGACCTCAACCCCGTCGAAGGGATCTGGTCACTGCTGCGGCGCGGTTGGCTTTCCAACGTCGCCTTCAGCACTCCCGAACACCTCGTCCACCGCATCCGACGCGGCTTACGGCACATCCAGTACCGCAGCGACCTCATAGACGGCTGCCTCGCCGAGACCGGCCTGACCATCCGACCCGCCTGAGCACCCCAGCGACATCACGAGTTCAACCTCAGTAACGGTAGTTCGTTAAATCCGGCGGTAGAGGTCAATGCCGTGTCCGGTGGTGACCGCGTCGATCAGGGCCTGGAGCTCTGAGGGTGGGTCTGTGTCCGTCCAGGCTCGCCACCACCGGGTGAGGGTGATGGCGGGGGTGAGCCAGGACCGGATGGCCCGTAAGGCCCTGGGCCAGCAGGGCTGTTGGGGCTGGTGGGGTTCGGTTGATCCCCCTCTCTGGCCCGTCGTCGGGGCATGGGTCCGGCGCGGTGGCATCCAGGGGTCCCGGTGGGGCGAACCACTGGTCCCAGCAGAAGGAGAAGGCGCAGTTGACCAGGGTCTGGTGGCGGCGGATGGCGCGGTCGGAGCGGACTTGGAAGTCGGCCCAGCCGAGTTCGTCCTTGATCTGTTTGTAGCTCTGCTCGATCCAGGGCCGCAGTCCGTAGAGGTGGACGATCTCGGCGAGGCCCGCCGGCGGGTGCGGGCCGGTGGCAGCGTGGGGTGTGTCGGGGTGGGGCAGGCTGGTGGCCAGGTACCAGGTGGCCTTCTCCGGCAGGCTGCCCGGATCGGTGGTGGCCACGACCAGCCGGCAGGGAGAGTCGGGGCCGTAGCCGCCCAGGCGGGCATCAGCCGCCCACCAGGTCTCGGTGTGCCCGTCACGGAAGTGACGTTCCACGGGCATCCAGTCGCCTGGATGCCTGGCATCGCGCCAGGCCAGTGAGTGTGCGGCTTCGATGGGGGTGTGCGGCTGGTCGGCCGGAGCCCAGGTGCCGCGGTGCGGCTTGAGCGCGACCACGTAGGCCAGGCCGGCCTCGCGCAGTGCGAGGTACCAGTCGTCGCTGACCGAGTAGGCGCAGTCGGCGACCACCGCCCGGCAGCCGAAGCCGGCCTCCTTCCCTCGGGCCGCGAGGGCAGCGGCCAGCTGTGGTTTCGTGCGGAAGTCCGGGTCGGAGCGGCTGCGGGTGAAGTGGTGGGCGGGGGTGTAGGGAGCCGCGTGCAGCGGGTAGTACACACGGCCGTCGGTCCACACCGTGGTCACCGTGACGATGCCGTTGTCCGTCTTGCCGTACCGGCCCAGCCACTGTCGGCCCACGTGCGCGGTGGCCGTGCCGTCCTTACGGTCCCCGGAATCGTCGATCACGATGACCCCGCCGTCGTGCGGAGCCGTCGCCGACTGCTCACGCAGCAGCTCAAGCCGCCGGTCGTTGACCTGCTCGGCCTCCCAAGGGGACTCGGACAGGAAGAACTGCAGCCGCTGCACCCCCGCCGTCCCCGCACCCGCCACCGGCTCCGCCCCTGCCAGGCATGTGATCGTCTTGTTCCGCTCCCGTGGTGCCAGCAGTCCCGTCAGGTACTCGCGAAACCCCCGCCGCTGAGCCAGACTGAAGAAGAGGTCGTCGAACCGCGCCGCATAGTCCTCCAACGGCCCCGGCGCAGGCGGACACGGACGGCGAGCGGTCATCTTCAGCCCCCAGCCAGGTAGTTGACTCCTACCACCGGCCTACGACCAACCCGGCCTGCCGTCAACCCGCACCACCGCCGGATTTAACGAACTACCGGTAACGGTAGTTCGTTAAATCCGGCGGTAGAGGTCAATGCCGTGTCCGGTGGTGACCGCGTCGATCAGGGCCTGGAGCTCTGAGGGTGGGTCTGTGTCCGTCCAGGCTCGCCACCACCGGGTGAGGGTGATGGCGGGGGTGAGCCAGGACCGGATGGCCCGTAAGGCCCTGGGCCAGCAGGGCTGTTGGGGCTGGTGGGGTTCGGTTGATCCCCCTCTCTGGCCCGTCGTCGGGGCATGGGTCCGGCGCGGTGGCATCCAGGGGTCCCGGTGGGGCGAACCACTGGTCCCAGCAGAAGGAGAAGGCGCAGTTGACCAGGGTCTGGTGGCGGCGGATGGCGCGGTCGGAGCGGACTTGGAAGTCGGCCCAGCCGAGTTCGTCCTTGATCTGTTTGTAGCTCTGCTCGATCCAGGGCCGCAGTCCGTAGAGGTGGACGATCTCGGCGAGGCCCGCCGGCGGGTGCGGGCCGGTGGCAGCGTGGGGTGTGTCGGGGTGGGGCAGGCTGGTGGCCAGGTACCAGGTGGCCTTCTCCGGCAGGCTGCCCGGATCGGTGGTGGCCACGACCAGCCGGCAGGGAGAGTCGGGGCCGTAGCCGCCCAGGCGGGCATCAGCCGCCCACCAGGTCTCGGTGTGCCCGTCACGGAAGTGACGTTCCACGGGCATCCAGTCGCCTGGATGCCTGGCATCGCGCCAGGCCAGTGAGTGTGCGGCTTCGATGGGGGTGTGCGGCTGGTCGGCCGGAGCCCAGGTGCCGCGGTGCGGCTTGAGCGCGACCACGTAGGCCAGGCCGGCCTCGCGCAGTGCGAGGTACCAGTCGTCGCTGACCGAGTAGGCGCAGTCGGCGACCACCGCCCGGCAGCCGAAGCCGGCCTCCTTCCCTCGGGCCGCGAGGGCAGCGGCCAGCTGTGGTTTCGTGCGGAAGTCCGGGTCGGAGCGGCTGCGGGTGAAGTGGTGGGCGGGGGTGTAGGGAGCCGCGTGCAGCGGGTAGTACACACGGCCGTCGGTCCACACCGTGGTCACCGTGACGATGCCGTTGTCCGTCTTGCCGTACCGGCCCAGCCACTGTCGGCCCACGTGCGCGGTGGCCGTGCCGTCCTTACGGTCCCCGGAATCGTCGATCACGATGACCCCGCCGTCGTGCGGAGCCGTCGCCGACTGCTCACGCAGCAGCTCAAGCCGCCGGTCGTTGACCTGCTCGGCCTCCCAAGGGGACTCGGACAGGAAGAACTGCAGCCGCTGCACCCCCGCCGTCCCCGCACCCGCCACCGGCTCCGCCCCTGCCAGGCATGTGATCGTCTTGTTCCGCTCCCGTGGTGCCAGCAGTCCCGTCAGGTACTCGCGAAACCCCCGCCGCTGAGCCAGACTGAAGAAGAGGTCGTCGAACCGCGCCGCATAGTCCTCCAACGGCCCCGGCGCAGGCGGACACGGACGGCGAGCGGTCATCTTCAGCCCCCAGCCAGGTAGTTGACTCCTACCACCGGCCTACGACCAACCCGGCCTGCCGTCAACCCGCACCACCGCCGGATTTAACGAACTACCGGTAACACAATGAGGTGGATCGGTCCTGGTGCCCGTGCCTGGACGGCCAGTTGGGCGTTGTCCGGCCGTGGGGACTTCGCCTTGGATCGTGTCGGACGACTTGTGGGAGCGGATCGAGCCGCTGCTGCCGAAGAAGGAACGGCGGTTCCGGCACCCGGGCCGCAAACCCGTCCCGGACCGGCAGGTGCTGTGCGGGATCCTGTTCGTGCTCCACACCGGCATCCAGTGGGAACACCTTCCCCAGGAGCTCGGTTTCGGGTCGGGCATGACGTGCTGGCGACGGCTGCGGGACTGGAACCAGGCCGGGGTGTGGCAGCAGCTGCACGAGGTGCTGCTGGCCGAGCTGAACGCCGCCGCCCGTCTGGACTGGTCGAGAGCGGTGGTGGACTCCAGCCAGGTCAGGGCGTTAAAAGGGGGCTCCAGACGGGCCCGTCGCCGGTCGACCGGGGACGAGCCGGCTCCAAACACCACCTGATCACCGACGGGCACTCCCTGCATATCGACTCCGGCCCCGCCAGCCACCTGCTGTCGGGACCCTCTACGGTGGTGACGGTCGGCGACGGGGAGAGGTGACCGGTGAGCGCGCACGACGGCCTCGCAGAGGGCTTCGAGGCGCACCGCGGCCGACTGCGGGCGGTCGCCCAGCGCATGCTCGGCTCGCACAGCGAGGCGGAGGA
This window contains:
- a CDS encoding IS701 family transposase, yielding MEDYAARFDDLFFSLAQRRGFREYLTGLLAPRERNKTITCLAGAEPVAGAGTAGVQRLQFFLSESPWEAEQVNDRRLELLREQSATAPHDGGVIVIDDSGDRKDGTATAHVGRQWLGRYGKTDNGIVTVTTVWTDGRVYYPLHAAPYTPAHHFTRSRSDPDFRTKPQLAAALAARGKEAGFGCRAVVADCAYSVSDDWYLALREAGLAYVVALKPHRGTWAPADQPHTPIEAAHSLAWRDARHPGDWMPVERHFRDGHTETWWAADARLGGYGPDSPCRLVVATTDPGSLPEKATWYLATSLPHPDTPHAATGPHPPAGLAEIVHLYGLRPWIEQSYKQIKDELGWADFQVRSDRAIRRHQTLVNCAFSFCWDQWFAPPGPLDATAPDPCPDDGPERGINRTPPAPTALLAQGLTGHPVLAHPRHHPHPVVASLDGHRPTLRAPGPDRRGHHRTRH
- a CDS encoding winged helix-turn-helix domain-containing protein, which encodes MRYPQGGGLTAERQQFREELRLKAAERFAQGEASSVIAKDLRVSVRSVQRWRQVWDEGGPRALRSQGPASLPRLSDKQFAQLEAELAKGAAAHGWEDQRWTLSRVKTVIGRRFHLTYTVQGVRKLLVRNGWSCQVPARRAMERDDDAVAGWVKEVWPCAEGSRR
- a CDS encoding transposase, giving the protein MTPPQAKTWSQRGRTPVVRVRGRSRRRISIAALTCYKPGHRSRLIYRPRRDDGPRDGRKSFSWRDYRDLLIAAHQQLGGPIVLVWDNLNVHKAADLREWAAVRDWLTIYYLPPYAPDLNPVEGIWSLLRRGWLSNVAFSTPEHLVHRIRRGLRHIQYRSDLIDGCLAETGLTIRPA